CGGCGCTGCCGTCGCCGTTCGCGCTGACGGCGGGAGTGGCTTCGGCTTCACTTTGTTCATCTGCTGCAATGGCCTCACCATCGGAATTTGGCGCCGCAGCCAATGAATCATCATTGCTTGGCGCCTCCGGCGCGGCAGCTTGATAAACCGCATCTTTTACGATATAATCCAACTCGACGCCGTTTTGATATGGCACGCGATGGCCATTGAGATGGACGAACTTGCTGCTGCAATTCGTGATAGTGAGGCTTTCCAATTTTCTCGGGAACGCCTGCGTCAGCGTCAGCGGCGTGGTGCAATAACGGATGACGCAGTTCTCAAAGCGGTTTTGCTCGTCGTTGCTGCTGTCGGTAAATTCGATGCCGACCCAATCATTGACCGTCGCCGGATTTGTAATCGTCATGCTGGCGTCATTGAATTCACTGTCATCGACTGAAGTGAAGACGATGCGGTTCGCCGGATTCCCCAGGGCGCGCAACGTTCCCTTGACTTTGAACGAATAGTATCCGGCAAATTTGATGATCACGCCCGGCTCGATGGTCAGCGTCGCGCCTTCGGGAATGACGACGTTGCCGGTGACGACATAGGGACTGCCGGAGATGGTCCAGCGCCCGGATTGCACGCCGCGAACTTCCGCAGCCAACGCGGTGAAGGTGTTGCCGATCACTGTTAAAATGACCAACCCTGCGAACAACCCCAAACGGCTCCGGTTTTGTTTCGCATACATATTTCTTGACGGGTAAAAGCTTCAGGTGATTGCCGGGCTGAAAGAAAATTTCAAGAATTTAGAGATTGTAATTTCGCCCACTGAATTGAACTGAAAAATTTAATTTCTGTGTGATTTCTATTTCTGTGGGCGGTTTTTTTATTCTGATTTCATATCGCTAGATTCTTGCAAAAATTTACTCATGCAATTGCCGGCGTTGTTCAACTTGCAGCGCATGTTCCAGGACTTCGATGGCGTCCGAGTCAGTTCGGCCCTCGGTGAGGTATTTCTGCGCCACGATGAGGCTCAGTTCTTCACGATGAGGCGTGGCCAAATCAAAATGCAAAATCGCTTTATAAATTTTCATGGCGTGTTCATCGCGCCGGCCCTGCAACAGATAAAGATCGGCCAAAACCGGATAAAACTTGAGTCGCTCGGGATGACGGGCGAGATGATTTTCGTAAACTTTCGTCGCCGCCGCATAATCCCCGCGCAACAAATGAAGCCGCGCGCGGGCCGCCGGCGAAAGAATAAACGCGCCGGCCAGCGGCACAACGATCAACACCGCCAGGATGCCGCCGAAAAAAAAGAAACCGGAAGAATTTTTTGCGCGGCTCGAGCTCGAACTGTTTTTTTCGAGCCGTACACGCGCTTGCGCCAGGCGTTCGGCGACACCACGATAGCCCGGTTGCAGCAATTGCGTTTTCTCGAAGGCGATCACCGCCTGCACCCAATCGCCGCGATTGAAAGCGGCCAGCCCGATTTGATAAAGCGAATCTTGCACGGAAGGCGCGAAGCCGGCCGGCGGTTGCTGCTGCAACTTGTTCTCAATTTCTGCAATCAGGCCGGCAACATCGCGGTACGCCGGATTGAGACGATGCGCTTTTTTCAACGCCATCAGCGCGGCGTTGAGATCGCCGCGGTTCCTTGCCGTTACGCCTTCGACGTAATAACGCGCCACCAGCGAATTCGTGGTTTCTCGTTCGAGGCCATTTTGCGCTTCGATGAGCCGCTTGCGGGCGTCACGATAATTCCGGTCGACCGCCACGACGCTTTCAAACGCCGCGATTGCCCGCATCCACTGCTGCGCGCGCAAAGCAGCCTGGCCGGCGGCATAATCATTCTCCAACTTCTCATTCCGGGCGGCGGAACTGTCCGTTGGCATCAAGGTCGGAAAAATTTCGGAGGGGTGGCCATGCGGATTGCCGCCGTTTGATTTTGACTCGCCAGCCTCCAAGTCTGACGTGGGCATGATGAAAATCCCCAGAACACAGCCGACGACTAAGACCAAGAAACAAATCGACTTGGGACAATGCAGTGTTCTTTTCATACAGCTTCTCCAGAGTGACGTAGAGGTATAGCTTCACCTCTTTAAAGTTGCGGAAAATTAAAGGCGGGCGCAGGCGCAACAATAAAACGCTTGCTTATTGGTCGTGGGCGAAGTAACTTGGAGCGGAGTTTTGCGAGTGTCATCCTCATCCAAAAGGCAGCCGAACATGACTTCCCAACAACGCATGCAAAAGGCAATGGCGCTTGAGTGTCCCGATCGCGTGCCGGTGATGTGCCAGCTGGCGTTGGGGCATTATTTTTTGCGCGCTGGCATCAAACCCCTGGAAATC
The window above is part of the candidate division KSB1 bacterium genome. Proteins encoded here:
- a CDS encoding tetratricopeptide repeat protein, whose product is MPTSDLEAGESKSNGGNPHGHPSEIFPTLMPTDSSAARNEKLENDYAAGQAALRAQQWMRAIAAFESVVAVDRNYRDARKRLIEAQNGLERETTNSLVARYYVEGVTARNRGDLNAALMALKKAHRLNPAYRDVAGLIAEIENKLQQQPPAGFAPSVQDSLYQIGLAAFNRGDWVQAVIAFEKTQLLQPGYRGVAERLAQARVRLEKNSSSSSRAKNSSGFFFFGGILAVLIVVPLAGAFILSPAARARLHLLRGDYAAATKVYENHLARHPERLKFYPVLADLYLLQGRRDEHAMKIYKAILHFDLATPHREELSLIVAQKYLTEGRTDSDAIEVLEHALQVEQRRQLHE